A genome region from Natronosalvus rutilus includes the following:
- a CDS encoding glycosyltransferase family 4 protein — protein sequence MAKVGIYLGSNSDHISNINNVLKTWVQALSQANHDTDLIGGSEIPESVQMDSRIHPVSTARSPTPFGKIKDSYTHVSHYILDHDPDVVIQLWKYQTHGLGVAAAGKRHHVPAIIRFSGDVFNEYRGYELPYSPAVFLLDNIIGSIPLFLSDKVVSLGPNLKQSIKTRGVSNSNIHLIPPPQPDKSRFFPADDVAAVRANLDLKTDRPIALFVGRLSRQKGMSFLERVIERVLVKTDFQFVVVGKGPYREIFKNRFSSEDVVLPGYVAREQIGDYYRAASVYVHPSQFEGIPLVILEALQSELPVVARDAGDISFVVEETVQTEEQMANRLVRKEWDGTWKNRGLFSSEYQKREIARLIKDVTM from the coding sequence ATGGCGAAAGTGGGTATCTACTTGGGATCTAACTCAGATCATATTTCAAATATTAATAATGTTCTTAAAACCTGGGTGCAAGCACTCTCACAAGCAAACCACGACACTGACCTCATTGGTGGGTCTGAGATACCTGAGTCTGTTCAAATGGATTCAAGAATCCATCCGGTTTCTACAGCACGGTCTCCAACCCCTTTCGGAAAGATTAAAGATTCATATACTCATGTATCCCACTATATTTTAGATCATGATCCTGATGTTGTAATACAACTTTGGAAATATCAGACACATGGACTAGGTGTTGCAGCAGCCGGAAAACGTCATCACGTACCGGCCATCATTAGATTTAGTGGTGATGTTTTCAATGAATACCGTGGATATGAACTACCATATTCACCCGCCGTCTTTCTACTAGACAATATCATCGGATCAATTCCGCTATTTCTTTCCGATAAGGTCGTCTCACTGGGACCAAATCTAAAGCAATCAATTAAAACTAGAGGTGTGTCTAATTCTAATATTCATCTTATTCCCCCACCTCAACCGGATAAAAGCCGCTTTTTTCCTGCCGACGACGTGGCAGCAGTCAGAGCGAATCTGGATCTTAAGACGGATCGCCCTATTGCGCTCTTTGTCGGTCGTCTCTCTCGCCAAAAGGGGATGTCCTTTTTAGAGCGAGTAATAGAACGGGTTTTAGTGAAAACCGACTTCCAGTTTGTAGTCGTTGGGAAGGGCCCTTACCGAGAGATATTTAAGAATCGATTTTCGTCTGAAGATGTTGTCTTGCCTGGATACGTCGCTCGTGAACAGATCGGAGACTATTATCGAGCGGCATCAGTCTATGTACACCCATCACAATTTGAAGGTATTCCCCTCGTAATCTTAGAAGCCCTCCAAAGTGAGTTGCCTGTTGTTGCGCGAGATGCAGGAGACATAAGTTTCGTTGTCGAAGAGACTGTTCAGACTGAAGAACAGATGGCTAATCGGCTTGTTCGGAAGGAATGGGACGGAACATGGAAAAACAGAGGTCTATTCTCCTCTGAATATCAGAAAAGAGA